From the Micromonospora lupini genome, one window contains:
- a CDS encoding RNA polymerase sigma factor: MHAERNRAASAAADRQRLTDLFLQHGNAIHAYARNKVTAEAANDVVSEVFAVAWRRLDSIRLGEERPWLFGVARRVIATERRQAADWIALHQRLREYPDEHLDDQADGIVERRKVITALGNLSEADREVLWLRYWYDLTGRDAAHAAGCSQAAFAVRLHRAKRRFAEAVQAQVIENGLDARSIADHLQAGVMR, from the coding sequence GTGCACGCCGAACGGAACCGCGCTGCCTCAGCAGCAGCAGATCGACAGCGGCTGACCGACCTGTTTCTTCAGCATGGGAACGCGATACATGCATACGCCAGAAACAAGGTGACCGCTGAAGCCGCTAACGACGTCGTGAGTGAGGTTTTCGCGGTGGCGTGGCGTCGGCTCGACTCGATCCGCCTTGGAGAAGAACGTCCATGGCTATTCGGGGTCGCACGGCGCGTCATTGCCACCGAAAGACGGCAGGCAGCTGATTGGATTGCGTTGCACCAACGCCTACGGGAATACCCAGACGAGCACCTTGATGATCAGGCGGACGGTATCGTCGAGCGTCGCAAGGTGATAACCGCGCTGGGCAACCTCAGCGAGGCGGATCGCGAAGTTCTGTGGCTTCGTTACTGGTATGACCTGACAGGAAGGGATGCGGCACACGCAGCGGGATGTAGTCAAGCGGCCTTCGCTGTCCGTTTGCACCGAGCGAAGCGCAGATTCGCTGAAGCGGTGCAAGCGCAGGTCATTGAGAATGGATTAGACGCCCGTTCGATTGCAGACCATCTTCAAGCAGGAGTAATGCGTTGA
- a CDS encoding helix-turn-helix domain-containing protein, whose product MELVDDPMPPGKRIKLYRQRAGLTQEVAAQLKGVTVSAWRKWESGERSVNSLGDWIDIARILRVRDLYRLTGLPIGAMPDDPAEHDSVRPLRAAMHSYAPVVDQVPSLRELDAGVRLAWTTWYQSRQRYTYTAPVLPELVHSARAVAVGLDGAERRHAQRVTADLYLLVRAYAKRVGANDIAVLAADRALTAAYEADDPSYRAASAWNMGQVLSNRGHTEESVEMCRQAIADLERAGDGDPVRLSVLGGLHLLLSIQYARSRDERRTLAVLDRADEIARRTGETEHHHIFFGPTNVQIHRAAAVLELSRPGEALRIGERVDIERSPSIERRHSHLTHLARAYASKRDDLASITMLLRADRESPEESRLNLLMRSTVRELLIRETPTTRADLRVLAERVGVV is encoded by the coding sequence ATGGAGCTTGTCGACGACCCGATGCCCCCGGGCAAGCGGATCAAGCTGTACCGGCAGCGCGCCGGCCTCACCCAAGAGGTCGCCGCCCAGCTCAAGGGCGTCACCGTCTCCGCCTGGCGGAAATGGGAATCCGGCGAACGCTCGGTCAACAGCCTCGGCGACTGGATCGACATCGCCCGCATCCTGCGGGTCCGTGACCTGTACCGGCTCACCGGGCTGCCGATAGGGGCGATGCCCGACGACCCCGCCGAACACGACAGCGTCCGGCCGCTGCGCGCGGCCATGCACTCGTACGCGCCCGTCGTCGACCAGGTGCCGTCGCTGCGAGAGCTCGACGCGGGGGTACGGCTGGCGTGGACGACCTGGTACCAGTCGCGGCAGCGGTACACGTACACGGCTCCGGTGTTGCCGGAGCTGGTCCACTCGGCGCGGGCGGTCGCCGTCGGCCTCGACGGCGCGGAGCGGCGGCACGCGCAGCGGGTCACCGCAGACCTGTACCTGCTCGTGCGCGCGTATGCGAAGCGGGTCGGCGCGAACGACATCGCCGTGCTGGCCGCCGACCGGGCGCTCACCGCGGCGTACGAGGCCGACGACCCGTCGTACCGGGCCGCCAGCGCGTGGAACATGGGCCAGGTGCTGTCCAACCGGGGGCACACCGAAGAGTCGGTGGAGATGTGCCGGCAGGCCATCGCTGACCTCGAACGGGCCGGCGACGGCGACCCGGTGCGCCTGTCCGTCCTCGGCGGCCTGCACCTGCTCCTGTCCATCCAGTACGCGCGTTCCCGCGACGAACGGCGAACGCTGGCGGTGCTGGACCGGGCCGACGAGATCGCCCGCCGCACCGGCGAAACCGAGCACCACCACATCTTCTTCGGGCCGACGAACGTGCAGATCCACCGCGCCGCCGCCGTTCTCGAGTTGTCCCGGCCGGGGGAGGCCCTGCGCATCGGGGAGCGCGTCGACATCGAACGGTCGCCGAGCATCGAGCGCCGGCACTCGCACCTGACGCACCTCGCGCGGGCGTACGCGTCGAAGCGCGACGACCTGGCGTCGATCACGATGCTGCTGCGCGCCGACCGGGAGTCACCGGAGGAGTCCCGCCTGAACCTGCTGATGCGCTCCACAGTGCGGGAGCTGCTGATCCGGGAAACCCCCACCACCCGGGCGGACCTGCGGGTCCTCGCCGAGCGGGTGGGCGTGGTCTGA
- a CDS encoding metal-dependent hydrolase, which translates to MGRTHALSGATGWLVGCAALTAITEPVPAHVVVAGAVISAGWALVPDLDHPNATASISLGPVTGAMSWVTAAVSRVVSRVTCGCCDGDSDGHRALTHTGAFAVVMGVLLGVAGWRVGAAAGVPVVGVSAALAVRGLVSRRRRGWLGIMVVAVAVGATLAEGGPGWWWIGLPAAWGAWAHCLGDAMTLSRCPLWWPLRVRGCRWQPVGSPRWLRFRTGSGAERVVWVALLVGALGAGSYLLGAA; encoded by the coding sequence ATGGGCCGCACCCACGCGCTGAGCGGCGCGACGGGCTGGCTGGTGGGCTGCGCCGCCCTCACCGCCATCACCGAGCCGGTGCCGGCCCACGTTGTCGTGGCGGGGGCGGTGATCTCTGCCGGGTGGGCGTTGGTGCCTGACCTGGACCACCCGAACGCGACCGCGTCGATCAGCCTCGGCCCGGTCACCGGCGCTATGTCGTGGGTAACCGCCGCGGTGAGTCGGGTGGTGTCGCGGGTGACCTGCGGGTGCTGCGACGGGGACTCCGACGGGCATCGGGCGCTCACCCACACCGGCGCGTTCGCGGTCGTGATGGGTGTGCTGCTCGGGGTGGCCGGGTGGCGGGTCGGGGCGGCGGCCGGCGTGCCGGTGGTGGGGGTGTCAGCGGCGCTTGCCGTGCGGGGCTTGGTCAGCCGGCGGCGGCGCGGCTGGCTGGGGATCATGGTGGTGGCTGTCGCGGTCGGCGCGACCCTCGCCGAGGGTGGTCCGGGGTGGTGGTGGATTGGGCTGCCGGCGGCGTGGGGGGCGTGGGCGCACTGCCTGGGTGACGCGATGACGCTGAGCCGGTGCCCGCTGTGGTGGCCGCTGCGGGTGCGCGGGTGCCGGTGGCAGCCGGTTGGGTCGCCGCGGTGGCTGCGGTTCCGCACCGGCAGTGGTGCGGAGCGGGTGGTGTGGGTGGCACTGTTAGTCGGGGCGCTTGGCGCGGGTAGCTACCTCCTCGGCGCTGCTTGA
- a CDS encoding DUF2637 domain-containing protein, whose amino-acid sequence MTLTAEHTTTPGLTVASAADTPLWRQALDAFMTGVDYIPAWAWLLGFTVLTTVVLVLRSRAAKAIRAAGRASTGKTTTDDEGEEYGALFKATVTAAVLFWVAVLAGSFRSLIEFAEDTLHWKDGWQFLVPATLDGVAVTFGFLAFLAIKRKRSPARAYRVVWGATIASALINFTHEAGAAGGSALGGGYFALLSLFGMAILHELLDLFGEGAALVIRVNPVFGIRWVTWPSNTAAAWLAWRNHPPRPLRADPTDEQKAWYGSVRHAVAHLEAVRRAKRIARYRLDVPAAALPAAGWARIWPWLRVRQLDTALTDLRQTTAEERTTLRTEAAEAQARLVKVAADELAAAQERFAADLARVHAELDRVSGELAATTDLFNSASAELDQAHANGTAAEARATTAEADADRARTDATAARQTAADRADEITRLAGELRAAQHDSGRLAARLDQVRADADRAAADALRQLDVLADRHAAELSATTERLARERDAAVEAAHASAAASRPVSAPAGGAHGSAASGQPASAGRSGGERSGGGSANRSPSSPPWSAQQERAFKLRDADKKKWTFDAIAAEVGAGESSVRRWFDNRRKHLDSLAAVPTSLIPAPKEPALSGTNGTPVTR is encoded by the coding sequence GTGACCTTGACCGCCGAGCACACCACCACCCCGGGGCTGACCGTCGCCTCGGCGGCCGACACCCCACTGTGGCGGCAGGCGCTCGACGCGTTCATGACCGGCGTCGACTACATCCCCGCCTGGGCGTGGCTGCTCGGCTTCACCGTCCTCACCACCGTCGTGCTCGTCCTGCGCTCCCGCGCCGCGAAGGCCATCCGCGCCGCCGGCCGTGCCTCCACCGGCAAGACCACCACCGACGACGAGGGCGAGGAGTACGGGGCGCTGTTCAAGGCCACCGTCACCGCGGCCGTCCTGTTCTGGGTCGCCGTGCTCGCCGGCTCGTTCCGCAGCCTCATCGAGTTCGCCGAAGACACCCTGCATTGGAAGGACGGGTGGCAGTTCCTCGTCCCCGCCACGCTCGACGGCGTCGCCGTCACCTTCGGCTTCCTCGCGTTCCTCGCCATCAAACGCAAGCGCAGCCCAGCCCGCGCCTACCGCGTCGTGTGGGGTGCCACCATCGCGTCGGCGCTCATCAATTTCACCCACGAAGCCGGCGCCGCAGGGGGCTCCGCTCTCGGCGGCGGGTACTTCGCCCTGCTGTCCCTGTTCGGCATGGCGATCCTCCACGAACTGCTCGACCTGTTCGGTGAGGGCGCGGCCCTGGTGATCCGGGTCAACCCGGTGTTCGGCATCCGCTGGGTGACCTGGCCGTCGAACACCGCCGCCGCGTGGCTGGCATGGCGGAACCACCCGCCGCGGCCCCTGCGCGCGGACCCGACCGACGAGCAGAAGGCGTGGTACGGGTCGGTGCGGCACGCCGTCGCCCACCTCGAAGCGGTCCGCCGGGCGAAGCGGATCGCCCGGTACCGGCTCGACGTCCCCGCCGCCGCCCTGCCGGCTGCCGGGTGGGCACGGATCTGGCCGTGGCTGCGAGTCCGGCAGCTCGACACCGCGCTGACGGACCTGCGGCAGACGACCGCCGAGGAGCGCACCACGCTCCGTACCGAGGCCGCCGAGGCGCAGGCCCGCCTGGTGAAGGTCGCCGCCGATGAGCTGGCCGCCGCGCAGGAGCGGTTCGCCGCCGACCTGGCGCGGGTGCACGCCGAGCTGGACCGCGTCAGCGGCGAGCTTGCCGCGACGACCGACCTGTTCAACTCCGCGTCGGCCGAGCTCGACCAGGCCCACGCGAACGGGACGGCCGCCGAGGCGCGGGCGACCACAGCCGAGGCCGACGCCGACCGGGCGCGTACCGACGCGACCGCTGCCCGGCAGACCGCCGCCGACCGCGCCGACGAGATCACCCGCCTTGCCGGGGAGCTGCGGGCCGCCCAGCACGACAGCGGCCGGCTGGCCGCCCGGCTCGACCAGGTGCGCGCCGACGCTGACCGGGCGGCGGCCGACGCGCTGCGGCAGCTCGACGTGCTGGCCGACCGCCACGCGGCCGAGCTGAGCGCCACCACCGAGCGGCTCGCCCGTGAGCGGGACGCCGCCGTGGAGGCTGCTCACGCGAGCGCCGCCGCGAGCAGGCCGGTGAGCGCTCCGGCCGGTGGTGCTCACGGCAGCGCCGCGAGCGGTCAACCCGCGAGCGCCGGCCGGTCCGGCGGTGAGCGGTCCGGCGGCGGGTCGGCGAACCGCTCACCGAGCAGCCCGCCGTGGAGCGCCCAGCAGGAGCGAGCGTTCAAGCTGCGCGACGCCGACAAGAAGAAGTGGACTTTCGACGCGATCGCCGCCGAGGTCGGCGCGGGGGAGAGCAGCGTGCGCCGCTGGTTCGACAACCGGCGCAAGCACCTCGACAGTCTCGCCGCCGTGCCGACCAGCCTGATCCCCGCCCCGAAGGAGCCGGCCCTGTCCGGCACCAACGGCACACCCGTAACCCGCTGA